Proteins found in one uncultured Desulfuromonas sp. genomic segment:
- a CDS encoding general secretion pathway protein GspB yields the protein MSFILEALKKSEKNRQENTTPTLDSQHDSATPTPQKRPIWPLILVFVLLLNGGILLWLFGPWSHKKAPAATTAPVTETAAVAPTAPMTTAAPRPAVQPPAQPAAATAAVTPEPQVAPSEPAMTPPVEPVVQSVVTTQPAAEMTQPLPVEKPAPVITAPEPPQPEQTADVAKPVAQPVAAPQPPARKILALTELPGGIQQQLPRLHMSVHAFTGDQSTSLIRLNDRIMRAGSILENRYRLEEITTDGAIFSYQGYYFLVPRRGA from the coding sequence ATGTCTTTCATTCTCGAAGCCCTGAAGAAATCGGAAAAAAATCGTCAGGAAAACACCACCCCAACCCTGGACAGTCAGCACGACAGCGCAACACCGACACCGCAAAAACGCCCGATCTGGCCCCTGATTCTGGTCTTTGTTCTGCTCCTGAACGGCGGAATTCTGCTGTGGCTGTTCGGACCCTGGAGTCACAAAAAGGCTCCGGCGGCAACAACAGCTCCGGTCACGGAAACCGCTGCCGTAGCGCCAACCGCACCAATGACGACAGCAGCTCCCCGCCCTGCCGTGCAACCACCGGCACAGCCTGCTGCTGCAACAGCGGCCGTCACCCCGGAACCACAGGTCGCGCCATCAGAACCCGCAATGACACCACCGGTTGAGCCCGTGGTGCAGAGCGTTGTGACCACCCAACCTGCGGCAGAAATGACGCAACCGCTACCGGTGGAGAAGCCCGCGCCAGTCATCACTGCTCCCGAGCCGCCACAACCTGAACAAACGGCTGACGTTGCCAAGCCGGTCGCTCAACCCGTGGCTGCACCCCAGCCCCCGGCGCGCAAAATTCTGGCCTTAACCGAACTGCCCGGCGGCATTCAGCAACAACTGCCCCGCCTGCACATGTCGGTCCACGCCTTTACCGGCGACCAGAGCACCAGTCTGATTCGCCTCAATGACCGCATCATGCGTGCAGGCAGCATCCTCGAAAACCGCTACCGTCTTGAAGAAATCACCACGGACGGTGCCATTTTCAGTTACCAGGGCTATTACTTCCTGGTTCCGCGTCGCGGAGCCTGA
- a CDS encoding AAA family ATPase codes for MYKDYFGLKDKPFSIAPDPQYLYMSERHREALAHLIYGLQSDGGFVLLTGEVGTGKTTVCRCLLEQVPEDAEIAFVLNPKVTAAELLATICDELGIRYPEDNQSIKVFVDGINQYLLDTHAKGRKTVLIIDEAQNLSVDVLEQIRLLTNLETNTQKLLQVIMLGQPELKAMLERPELRQLAQRITARYHLEPLSQQEMVGYISHRLKVAGVERPLFPAATIRKLYRLSGGVPRLINLLCDRALLGAYVKEQNTVSHKLMATTAREVFGDPSTKSHQQKSARRWNWLLGTVALASVAAVVATTWKPGQDTPPASQHPMTPARVVEQAVVELPAVATSPAKPQTPEVDVLAWPSHLPMAQSQQMAYQTLFRIWGQDYQVGQMLPGDYALQQGLRFLNKRGSLGSLRQLNRPAILTLQDQHGQRFYATLTGLNADVATFVIGDQIHTVATSDLMEQWYGEFTLLWQPPTAYSGAVPPDESGPMVLWLEQQLAHLMQREPRPDATLRLNGLLLDELQQFQQSEGLAADGIIGPITLIHLNNHLAVQHPQLTAPTEG; via the coding sequence ATGTACAAAGACTATTTCGGTCTCAAAGACAAACCCTTCTCCATCGCACCGGATCCCCAATATCTCTACATGAGTGAACGCCATCGCGAAGCGCTGGCCCACTTGATTTACGGCTTACAGTCCGATGGCGGTTTTGTGCTGCTCACCGGCGAAGTCGGCACCGGCAAAACCACCGTGTGTCGCTGCCTGCTCGAACAGGTGCCTGAAGACGCCGAGATCGCCTTCGTACTCAATCCCAAAGTGACCGCCGCCGAGCTGCTGGCGACCATCTGCGATGAGCTGGGCATCCGTTACCCAGAGGACAACCAGAGCATCAAGGTCTTTGTCGACGGTATTAACCAGTACCTCCTTGATACCCACGCCAAAGGGCGCAAGACGGTACTAATCATTGACGAGGCGCAAAACCTGTCCGTTGATGTACTGGAACAGATCCGTCTGCTGACCAATCTCGAAACCAACACCCAAAAGCTTCTTCAAGTCATTATGCTCGGCCAGCCGGAACTCAAGGCGATGCTCGAGCGCCCTGAGCTGCGCCAGTTGGCACAACGTATTACCGCCCGCTATCATCTTGAGCCGCTGTCGCAACAGGAGATGGTCGGCTATATCAGCCACCGTCTCAAAGTCGCCGGAGTGGAACGGCCTCTGTTCCCGGCAGCCACCATCCGCAAATTGTATCGTCTCAGTGGCGGTGTGCCACGCCTGATCAACCTGCTCTGCGACCGCGCCCTGCTCGGCGCCTATGTCAAAGAGCAGAACACGGTCAGCCATAAACTCATGGCCACCACAGCACGCGAAGTTTTCGGCGATCCATCCACAAAGTCCCACCAGCAAAAATCAGCGCGGCGCTGGAATTGGCTCCTCGGCACCGTAGCTCTAGCCAGTGTCGCCGCAGTCGTGGCCACCACCTGGAAACCCGGCCAAGACACACCTCCAGCGTCGCAACATCCCATGACCCCGGCCAGGGTGGTCGAGCAAGCCGTTGTCGAACTGCCGGCGGTTGCGACGTCTCCAGCGAAGCCACAAACACCTGAAGTCGATGTTCTCGCCTGGCCCAGCCATCTTCCCATGGCCCAAAGTCAGCAAATGGCCTACCAGACGTTGTTTCGCATTTGGGGCCAGGACTATCAGGTCGGGCAGATGCTTCCCGGCGACTATGCCCTGCAACAGGGCCTGCGTTTTCTCAACAAACGCGGCAGCCTAGGCAGTTTGCGCCAGTTGAACCGACCTGCCATCCTCACCCTGCAGGACCAACATGGCCAACGTTTTTACGCGACCCTGACCGGGCTTAATGCCGATGTCGCCACCTTTGTCATCGGCGATCAGATCCACACCGTCGCCACCAGTGACCTGATGGAGCAGTGGTACGGTGAGTTTACCCTGCTGTGGCAACCACCCACGGCCTACAGCGGAGCGGTTCCTCCCGATGAAAGCGGGCCGATGGTGCTGTGGCTGGAACAACAGCTGGCGCACCTGATGCAGCGCGAGCCGCGGCCGGATGCCACCCTGCGTCTCAATGGCTTACTGCTCGACGAACTGCAGCAGTTCCAGCAATCCGAAGGTCTGGCGGCCGATGGCATTATCGGCCCCATCACCCTGATCCACCTTAACAATCATCTCGCCGTTCAGCACCCGCAACTGACGGCGCCTACGGAGGGCTAA
- a CDS encoding NAD(P)/FAD-dependent oxidoreductase: MKKNKVIVVGAGAAGMMAAGQAALAGAETILIEKMRRPGLKLAITGKGRCNLTNSAEIPEFIGHFGKNGRFLRQSFHRFFNTELCEFFKKQGLQLTTERGGRVFPSDGKAQHVVTIMSDWLTQCGVTIIRDAPVDRLLVDNAEIRGVGYGTRKLLGDAVILATGGASYPATGSTGDGYALVEPLGHTIETIRPALVPLIAEPEICGQMDGLNLRNINASLYISGKKADQDFGELVFHKHGVTGPVILTLSLQAVDALRADKPVELVLDLKPALVDKKLDARLLRDFAKRNKEELSSILRGLLPKEMVAVCLNLTGISPQRLGQDVTADERKRLRVWLKNFRLTVTDHRPFKEAIITAGGIRLKEVDPRTMESRKVKGLYLIGELLDLQADTGGYNLQAAFSTGFVAGQSAAAIQPE; the protein is encoded by the coding sequence ATGAAAAAAAACAAAGTGATTGTTGTCGGAGCCGGAGCCGCGGGCATGATGGCCGCCGGGCAGGCCGCGCTGGCCGGAGCCGAAACCATTCTGATTGAAAAAATGCGCCGTCCCGGTCTCAAACTGGCCATTACCGGCAAAGGGCGTTGCAACCTGACCAACAGTGCCGAAATTCCTGAATTCATCGGCCATTTCGGCAAAAACGGTCGCTTTTTGCGCCAATCGTTTCACCGCTTCTTCAACACGGAGTTGTGTGAGTTTTTCAAGAAGCAAGGTCTTCAACTCACCACCGAACGGGGTGGGCGGGTCTTTCCCAGCGACGGCAAAGCCCAGCATGTGGTCACCATCATGAGCGACTGGCTCACTCAGTGTGGTGTCACAATCATCCGTGATGCTCCGGTAGACCGTCTGCTTGTCGACAACGCAGAGATACGCGGTGTTGGCTATGGAACACGCAAGCTGCTCGGCGATGCCGTGATTCTCGCCACCGGCGGGGCCTCCTATCCGGCCACCGGCTCCACTGGCGACGGCTATGCACTGGTGGAACCGCTCGGCCACACCATCGAAACCATCCGCCCGGCCCTGGTGCCACTGATTGCCGAACCGGAGATCTGCGGACAGATGGATGGCCTGAACCTGCGCAATATCAACGCCAGTTTGTATATCAGCGGTAAAAAGGCCGATCAGGATTTTGGCGAGTTGGTGTTCCACAAACACGGCGTCACCGGTCCGGTGATTTTAACCCTGAGTCTCCAAGCCGTCGATGCCCTGCGCGCCGACAAGCCGGTGGAACTGGTGTTGGATCTGAAACCCGCCCTTGTCGATAAGAAACTTGATGCCCGGCTGCTGCGCGATTTTGCCAAACGCAACAAAGAGGAGCTTTCGAGTATCCTGCGCGGCCTGCTACCCAAAGAGATGGTGGCGGTCTGCCTTAACCTCACCGGCATTTCTCCGCAACGCCTCGGTCAGGATGTCACCGCTGATGAACGCAAGCGACTGCGGGTATGGTTGAAGAACTTCCGCCTCACGGTCACTGACCACCGACCGTTCAAAGAAGCGATCATCACTGCCGGCGGCATCCGTCTCAAAGAAGTGGACCCGCGCACCATGGAATCGCGCAAAGTCAAAGGTCTGTACCTGATCGGCGAACTGCTTGATCTCCAGGCCGACACCGGCGGTTACAACCTTCAAGCCGCTTTTTCAACCGGCTTTGTCGCTGGCCAGAGTGCGGCAGCTATTCAACCGGAGTAA
- the thiE gene encoding thiamine phosphate synthase: protein MERLGHRLSQRLVHVTMAVDFSLYLISDRRQTGGRDLLDVIEAALHGGVQAVQLREKDLSSRELYTLGCALRELTRRYQARLLINDRIDIALAVDADGVHLTEQSLEVGVARQLLGPDKLIGVSTHHVDRAVAVEQQGADFITFSPIYATPSKAAYGAPQGLDKLRNLCRQVSLPVIALGGINAQRRQAVLAAGATGCAVISAILAANDPCQAAKALRS, encoded by the coding sequence GTGGAAAGATTGGGACACCGCCTTTCTCAACGCCTCGTCCATGTAACTATGGCGGTTGATTTTTCCCTGTATCTGATCAGCGACCGCCGCCAAACCGGCGGTCGCGATCTTCTTGACGTCATTGAAGCAGCACTGCACGGCGGAGTTCAGGCCGTTCAGTTGCGCGAAAAAGATCTCTCAAGCCGCGAGCTTTACACCCTTGGATGCGCCCTGCGTGAGCTGACCCGGCGTTACCAGGCCAGATTGTTAATCAATGACCGCATTGACATCGCCCTGGCCGTAGATGCGGATGGCGTTCACCTCACCGAGCAATCGCTGGAGGTGGGCGTGGCCCGCCAGTTACTCGGTCCCGACAAACTGATCGGCGTTTCCACCCACCACGTTGACCGGGCCGTGGCCGTGGAACAACAGGGCGCTGATTTCATCACCTTCAGTCCCATCTATGCCACCCCCTCCAAGGCCGCTTATGGTGCCCCCCAAGGACTCGACAAGCTACGGAACCTCTGTCGGCAGGTCAGCCTTCCGGTCATCGCTCTGGGCGGCATCAACGCACAACGCCGCCAGGCGGTATTAGCCGCCGGTGCTACCGGCTGCGCCGTAATCTCGGCAATCCTTGCCGCCAACGACCCCTGCCAGGCAGCAAAAGCACTGCGTTCCTGA
- the thiH gene encoding 2-iminoacetate synthase ThiH, which produces MSFADEILKYPAEQIREQMTNTTPLRVEQALYAERLTPDDYLALLSPAAQDYLEPMAQRAHQVTRQRFGNIIQLYTPLYLSNECSNGCKYCGFNASNKIPRATLTFDQIEKEAQIIHDYGFRAILLLTGEHSKMDDNSYLAQAVERIKPLFSSISIEVYPMDTDGYQKMVAAGVDGLTLYQETYDPVLYEQLHPYGKKRDYRYRLEAPDRAGEAGLRRIGVGALLGLGPFENEAFYTGLHAYYLAHRYWRSHVSISFPRIRPADGGFAPINPVNDKQLVQAVCASRLLIPDAALFLSTRESSQFRDSLMPLGITHMSAGSCTAPGGHADEGKNKEQFVIDDDRSPEQMSEMIRAKGYEAVWKDWDTAFLNASSM; this is translated from the coding sequence ATGAGCTTTGCCGATGAAATCCTCAAATATCCGGCTGAACAGATTCGTGAGCAGATGACCAACACCACGCCGTTGCGTGTTGAACAGGCACTCTATGCCGAACGCCTGACACCCGACGATTACCTCGCTCTGCTGTCACCTGCTGCGCAGGACTATCTGGAACCCATGGCGCAACGTGCTCATCAAGTCACCCGCCAGCGTTTCGGCAACATCATCCAGTTGTACACGCCGCTCTATCTGTCCAACGAGTGCAGCAACGGCTGTAAATACTGTGGGTTCAACGCCAGCAACAAGATTCCGCGTGCCACCCTGACCTTTGACCAGATCGAGAAAGAGGCACAGATTATTCACGATTATGGCTTTCGTGCCATCCTGCTGCTCACCGGAGAACACAGCAAAATGGATGACAACAGCTATCTGGCACAAGCCGTCGAACGGATCAAGCCGTTGTTCAGCTCCATCAGTATCGAGGTCTACCCCATGGACACCGATGGCTACCAAAAAATGGTCGCCGCCGGGGTGGATGGACTGACCTTGTATCAGGAGACCTACGATCCGGTGCTCTACGAGCAATTGCATCCTTACGGAAAAAAGCGTGATTATCGCTACCGCCTTGAAGCGCCGGACCGTGCCGGTGAAGCCGGACTGCGCCGCATCGGCGTCGGTGCTCTGCTCGGCCTCGGCCCGTTTGAAAACGAAGCGTTCTACACCGGTCTGCACGCCTACTATCTGGCCCACCGCTACTGGCGCAGCCATGTCAGCATCTCGTTCCCGCGCATCCGTCCGGCCGATGGCGGCTTTGCCCCGATCAATCCGGTCAACGACAAACAACTGGTACAGGCGGTGTGTGCGTCACGCTTGCTGATACCGGATGCGGCACTGTTCCTTTCCACCCGTGAAAGCTCGCAATTTCGCGACAGCCTCATGCCACTGGGCATCACCCACATGAGCGCTGGTTCGTGCACCGCCCCCGGTGGTCACGCCGATGAAGGTAAAAACAAGGAGCAGTTTGTCATTGATGACGACCGCAGTCCCGAACAGATGAGCGAGATGATCCGCGCCAAAGGCTACGAAGCGGTGTGGAAAGATTGGGACACCGCCTTTCTCAACGCCTCGTCCATGTAA
- a CDS encoding thiazole synthase, translating into MDQLTIAGRTFRSRLMVGTGKFASNQQMADTIAASGAEIVTVALRRVNVEDQQDDLLNHIDRDKYLLLPNTSGARDAEEAIRLARLARAAGCEPWVKLEVTPDPYYLLPDPIETLKAAEVLVKEGFIVLPYINADPVLAKHLQEVGVATVMPLGAPIGTNKGLKTRDNIAIIIEQATVPVVVDAGLGAPSHAAEAMELGADAVLVNTAMAVAGNPTLMAAAFGKAVEAGRMGYLAGLGKQRNQAEASSPLTGFLREE; encoded by the coding sequence ATGGATCAACTGACAATCGCCGGCCGGACGTTCCGCTCCCGCCTGATGGTTGGAACCGGAAAATTCGCCTCAAATCAACAGATGGCTGACACCATCGCCGCCTCCGGCGCTGAAATCGTCACCGTGGCCCTGCGCCGCGTCAATGTTGAAGATCAGCAGGATGACCTGCTCAATCATATCGATCGCGACAAATACCTGCTGCTACCCAATACCAGTGGTGCCCGCGATGCCGAAGAAGCGATCCGCCTGGCGCGATTGGCCCGAGCCGCCGGTTGCGAACCGTGGGTCAAGCTTGAGGTGACCCCGGATCCCTATTACCTGCTGCCCGATCCCATAGAAACCCTGAAAGCCGCAGAAGTGCTGGTCAAAGAGGGATTTATTGTTCTGCCCTACATCAACGCCGATCCCGTGCTCGCCAAGCACCTGCAGGAAGTCGGTGTGGCCACGGTCATGCCACTCGGTGCGCCCATCGGCACCAACAAGGGTCTGAAAACCCGTGACAACATCGCCATCATTATCGAACAGGCCACGGTTCCGGTAGTGGTCGATGCCGGACTCGGTGCGCCGTCGCACGCCGCCGAAGCCATGGAACTCGGTGCCGATGCGGTACTGGTTAATACCGCCATGGCCGTTGCCGGGAATCCGACTCTGATGGCCGCAGCCTTTGGCAAGGCCGTCGAAGCCGGACGCATGGGCTATCTGGCCGGGCTCGGCAAGCAACGCAACCAAGCCGAAGCGTCCAGTCCCCTCACCGGCTTCTTACGGGAGGAATAA
- the thiS gene encoding sulfur carrier protein ThiS has translation MNITVNNQLRIVTQGQTLADLINDMKLDATRIAVEYNRAILTREQLPEISLHEGDVIEIVNFVGGG, from the coding sequence ATGAATATCACCGTCAACAACCAGTTGCGCATCGTCACGCAAGGTCAGACCCTGGCGGACCTGATCAACGACATGAAACTGGATGCAACACGCATTGCCGTGGAATACAACCGTGCCATCCTGACGCGCGAACAACTTCCCGAAATTTCCCTGCACGAGGGAGATGTTATCGAGATCGTTAACTTCGTCGGTGGCGGCTAA